From a single Streptomyces rubradiris genomic region:
- a CDS encoding VWA domain-containing protein, producing the protein MIRRQRLAVGVCALFAALTAGIAFPSGAVADETEQDAPKVELVLDVSGSMRARDIDGGTRMAAAKQAFNEVLDATPEEVRLGIRTLGANYRGNDRKEGCKDTARLYPVGPLDRTDAKAAVATLSPTGWTPIGPALLKAADDLDGGTGTRRIVLISDGEDTCQPLDPCVVAREIAAKGIGLTIDTLGLVPDAKTRAQLSCIADATGGTYTDVRHKDELRDRVGQLVDRAADPVVTPVATEGADRCEKAPVLKSGLYTDREEFGQQRWYKVDVEPGQELRASVSVADDRAVNPHYGVLLRAVTVHGREIVRGEAAGTGRTDVISTGLRYPKQDSDDDSAPAETVCLQVTQSFAAASGVKTTPGLPLELTIDVVDGPSGHHDVAAFGLGRGWWLLGALVLAGFLAGLLWGWLSRWRVSVWRTN; encoded by the coding sequence ATGATCAGAAGACAACGGCTGGCGGTGGGGGTCTGTGCTCTGTTCGCCGCCCTGACCGCCGGGATCGCGTTCCCCTCCGGCGCGGTCGCCGACGAGACGGAGCAGGACGCTCCGAAGGTCGAACTCGTGCTGGACGTCAGCGGTTCCATGCGGGCCCGGGACATCGACGGCGGCACCCGGATGGCCGCGGCGAAGCAGGCGTTCAACGAGGTGCTGGACGCGACGCCCGAGGAGGTCCGGCTCGGTATCCGTACGCTCGGCGCCAACTACCGCGGCAACGACCGCAAGGAGGGCTGCAAGGACACCGCGCGGCTCTACCCGGTCGGCCCGCTGGACCGGACCGACGCGAAGGCGGCCGTGGCCACGCTGTCGCCCACCGGCTGGACCCCGATCGGGCCCGCGCTGCTGAAGGCGGCGGACGACCTGGACGGCGGCACCGGCACCCGCCGTATCGTGCTGATCAGTGACGGCGAGGACACCTGCCAGCCGCTCGACCCGTGCGTGGTGGCCCGGGAGATAGCGGCCAAGGGCATCGGCCTGACCATCGACACCCTCGGCCTGGTGCCCGACGCCAAGACCCGCGCCCAGCTCAGCTGCATCGCGGACGCCACCGGCGGTACCTACACCGACGTCCGGCACAAGGACGAACTGAGGGACCGGGTCGGCCAGTTGGTGGACCGGGCGGCGGACCCGGTGGTGACCCCGGTCGCCACCGAGGGCGCCGACCGGTGTGAGAAGGCCCCCGTCCTCAAGTCCGGTCTCTACACCGACCGCGAGGAGTTCGGGCAGCAGCGCTGGTACAAGGTGGACGTCGAGCCCGGCCAGGAGCTGCGGGCCTCGGTGAGCGTGGCGGACGACCGGGCCGTGAACCCCCACTACGGGGTGCTGCTGCGGGCGGTGACCGTGCACGGCCGGGAGATCGTGCGCGGTGAGGCCGCGGGCACCGGCCGTACGGACGTCATCTCCACCGGCCTGCGCTATCCGAAGCAGGACAGCGACGACGACTCGGCGCCCGCGGAGACGGTGTGCCTCCAGGTCACCCAGTCCTTCGCGGCGGCCTCGGGCGTGAAGACCACGCCGGGTCTGCCACTGGAGCTGACCATCGACGTGGTGGACGGCCCCTCGGGCCACCACGACGTGGCCGCCTTCGGCCTCGGCCGTGGCTGGTGGCTGCTCGGCGCCCTGGTGCTGGCCGGCTTCCTCGCGGGTCTGCTGTGGGGCTGGCTGTCGCGCTGGCGGGTCTCGGTCTGGAGGACGAACTGA
- a CDS encoding winged helix-turn-helix transcriptional regulator, whose amino-acid sequence MSPRRSYDQYCSAARALDLVGDRWTLLIVRELLAGPRRYTDLHADLPGVSTDVLASRLKEMERDGLTTRRRLPPPGAAYVYELTGRGRELLPVLQALGTWGARELGERRPTDAVRAHWFALPLLRALEGEGVLEVRLEEGEFHLHVGAEEGPVYGDGPAPGPADARLVMDAATCEAVARGELTLPDAVRDGRVTVTGEGTLAKALREA is encoded by the coding sequence ATGTCACCTCGCCGAAGCTACGACCAGTACTGTTCCGCAGCCCGCGCCCTCGACCTGGTCGGCGACCGCTGGACCCTGCTGATCGTCCGGGAGCTCCTCGCCGGTCCCCGCCGCTACACGGACCTGCACGCGGACCTGCCCGGCGTGAGCACGGACGTACTCGCCTCCCGGCTGAAGGAGATGGAGCGCGACGGCCTGACCACCCGGCGCCGGCTGCCCCCGCCGGGCGCCGCGTACGTGTACGAACTCACCGGTCGTGGCCGCGAGTTGCTGCCGGTCCTCCAGGCGCTCGGCACCTGGGGCGCGCGGGAACTGGGCGAGCGCAGGCCCACCGACGCCGTGCGGGCGCACTGGTTCGCGCTGCCGCTGCTGCGCGCGCTGGAGGGCGAGGGTGTGCTCGAAGTGCGGCTGGAGGAAGGGGAGTTCCACCTCCACGTCGGCGCCGAGGAGGGACCGGTCTACGGCGACGGGCCCGCCCCCGGCCCGGCCGACGCCCGCCTGGTGATGGACGCGGCGACCTGCGAGGCCGTCGCCCGCGGCGAGCTGACCCTGCCGGACGCGGTACGGGACGGGCGGGTGACGGTGACCGGGGAGGGCACGCTGGCCAAGGCGCTGCGCGAGGCGTGA
- a CDS encoding pyridoxal phosphate-dependent aminotransferase, whose translation MEFRQSNKLSEVCYEIRGPVIEHANALEEAGHSVLRLNTGNPAAFGFEAPEEILQDMIRMLPRAHGYTDSRGVLSARRAVAQRYQTLGLDVDVDDVFLGNGVSELVSMAVQALVEDGDEILIPAPDFPLWTATTTLAGGKAVHYLCDEQADWNPDLADMAAKITDRTKAVVIINPNNPTGAVYPKEIVEGILDLARRHGLMVFADEIYDQILYDDAVHHSAAALAPDLVVLTFCGLSKTYRVAGFRSGWLVVTGPKQHAKDYLEGLTMLASMRLCANAPAQYAIQAALGGRQSIRELTRPGGRLHEQRTVAWEKLNEIPGVSCVKPKGALYAFPRIDPKVHPIHDDEKFVLDLLLREKIQVVQGTGFNWPAPDHFRILTLPHAEDLEAAIGRIGRFLAGYRQ comes from the coding sequence ATGGAGTTCCGGCAGTCCAACAAGCTCAGCGAGGTGTGCTACGAGATCCGCGGCCCGGTGATCGAGCACGCCAACGCGCTGGAGGAGGCGGGGCACAGCGTGCTGCGCCTGAACACCGGCAACCCCGCGGCCTTCGGCTTCGAGGCGCCGGAGGAGATCCTCCAGGACATGATCCGGATGCTGCCGCGGGCGCACGGCTACACCGACTCCCGGGGCGTCCTCTCCGCCCGCCGCGCGGTCGCCCAGCGCTACCAGACCCTGGGCCTGGACGTCGACGTGGACGACGTCTTCCTGGGCAACGGCGTCTCGGAACTGGTCTCCATGGCCGTCCAGGCGCTGGTGGAGGACGGCGACGAGATCCTGATCCCCGCGCCGGACTTCCCGCTGTGGACGGCCACCACCACACTGGCCGGCGGCAAGGCCGTGCACTACCTGTGCGACGAACAGGCCGACTGGAACCCCGACCTGGCCGACATGGCGGCGAAGATCACCGACCGCACCAAGGCCGTGGTCATCATCAATCCCAACAACCCGACGGGCGCGGTCTATCCGAAGGAGATCGTCGAGGGCATCCTCGACCTCGCCCGCCGGCACGGCCTGATGGTGTTCGCCGACGAGATCTACGACCAGATCCTCTACGACGACGCCGTGCACCACTCGGCCGCCGCGCTCGCCCCCGACCTGGTCGTCCTCACCTTCTGCGGGCTGTCCAAGACCTACCGGGTGGCGGGTTTCCGCTCCGGCTGGCTGGTCGTCACCGGCCCCAAGCAGCACGCCAAGGACTACCTGGAGGGCCTGACCATGCTGGCCTCCATGCGGCTGTGCGCCAACGCGCCCGCGCAGTACGCCATCCAGGCCGCACTCGGCGGACGCCAGTCCATCCGCGAACTGACCCGGCCCGGCGGCCGGTTGCACGAGCAGCGGACCGTGGCCTGGGAGAAGCTCAACGAGATCCCCGGCGTGTCCTGCGTCAAGCCCAAGGGCGCGCTGTATGCCTTCCCGCGCATCGACCCCAAGGTGCACCCGATCCACGACGACGAGAAGTTCGTGCTGGACCTGCTGCTGCGCGAGAAGATCCAGGTGGTCCAGGGCACCGGCTTCAACTGGCCCGCCCCCGACCACTTCCGCATCCTGACCCTGCCGCATGCGGAGGACCTGGAGGCGGCCATCGGCCGGATCGGCAGGTTCCTCGCCGGGTACCGGCAGTAG
- a CDS encoding trypsin-like serine peptidase, with protein sequence MRGDRGAVVALLCAALTAIAVPAARAGAPGPAAGPEARAAAAPAPAAGQEARQAARFWTAERMAAAQPLDALRQARTAPSSAAAAAARPKGTLFQGTRLVGTFFGSDGPRGTTWHCTGSVIDTKARNIVLTAAHCARGMKGDFVFVPKFVKGAAPDRQPYGIFHIQRIFVDPRYVPDRGSSTTKKAASDLDTAFARVSANQWGKSLQDAVGGGLTLTRPAGYTHRGVTVVGYPSHRHNGAGRAVKCTVSTSQLRGYRQLSMTCGGYYGGVSGSPWITDYKDDARTGHVIGNLGGYNGGGNDANVDYISYATAFGADAANLLARAVADKAPPADLPPYRGLSGSLPGGAGRWRKAAFTASGEYTGDRHGDLLVVWSDGGVTLYPGDGKGGFGAEKRLRPANSTWTHARTVAGGTFGGGRRAGLLVRWSDGEVTLYPQPGPSGLGREIRMAAPGSVWKNAAQFTAGAFRDDGGTGLLVRWADGGLSLYPRVGADGLGTGTRLLPAGGAWTKAALLTGGDFGGTAAGDLLVRWADGALDTYAGTSAAGPSTKYRVRGPNSLWQRARVLTAGAFRHDGPADDLVVCWSDGEVTLYADTGTKALGTEYTLVHPGT encoded by the coding sequence GTGCGCGGCGATCGCGGGGCGGTCGTCGCCCTGCTCTGCGCGGCGCTGACCGCGATCGCGGTACCCGCCGCGCGGGCCGGAGCCCCCGGACCGGCCGCAGGGCCGGAGGCACGGGCCGCCGCGGCGCCCGCGCCCGCCGCCGGGCAGGAAGCGCGGCAGGCGGCACGCTTCTGGACCGCCGAGCGCATGGCCGCCGCCCAACCGCTCGACGCGCTGCGGCAGGCGCGGACGGCGCCGTCGTCCGCGGCGGCCGCCGCGGCCCGGCCGAAGGGCACCCTGTTCCAGGGCACCCGGCTGGTCGGCACGTTCTTCGGCTCCGACGGGCCGCGCGGCACCACCTGGCACTGCACCGGCAGCGTCATCGACACCAAGGCCCGGAACATCGTGCTCACCGCGGCCCACTGCGCGCGGGGCATGAAGGGCGACTTCGTCTTCGTCCCGAAGTTCGTGAAGGGCGCGGCCCCGGACCGGCAGCCGTACGGCATCTTCCACATCCAGCGGATCTTCGTCGACCCGCGGTACGTGCCCGACCGGGGCTCGTCCACCACCAAGAAGGCGGCGTCCGACCTGGACACCGCGTTCGCCCGGGTGTCGGCCAACCAGTGGGGCAAGTCCCTCCAGGACGCGGTGGGCGGCGGACTGACCCTCACCCGGCCCGCCGGCTACACCCACCGGGGCGTCACCGTCGTCGGCTACCCCTCCCACCGGCACAACGGCGCCGGACGCGCGGTCAAGTGCACCGTGTCCACCAGCCAGTTGCGCGGCTACCGGCAGCTGTCGATGACCTGCGGCGGCTACTACGGCGGGGTGTCCGGCAGCCCGTGGATCACCGACTACAAGGACGACGCCCGCACCGGCCACGTCATCGGCAACCTCGGCGGCTACAACGGCGGCGGCAACGACGCCAACGTGGACTACATCAGCTACGCCACCGCGTTCGGCGCCGACGCCGCGAACCTCCTCGCCCGCGCCGTCGCCGACAAGGCCCCGCCCGCCGACCTGCCCCCGTACCGGGGCCTGAGCGGCAGCCTGCCGGGCGGCGCGGGGCGCTGGCGCAAGGCCGCGTTCACGGCGTCGGGCGAGTACACCGGCGACCGGCACGGCGATCTGCTGGTGGTGTGGTCCGACGGCGGAGTCACCCTGTACCCGGGTGACGGCAAGGGCGGCTTCGGGGCGGAGAAGCGACTGCGGCCGGCCAACTCCACCTGGACCCACGCCCGTACCGTGGCCGGGGGCACCTTCGGCGGTGGCCGGCGGGCGGGGCTGCTGGTGCGCTGGTCCGACGGCGAGGTCACCCTCTACCCGCAGCCCGGCCCCTCGGGCCTCGGCCGGGAGATCCGGATGGCGGCGCCCGGCTCCGTATGGAAGAACGCCGCCCAGTTCACCGCCGGGGCGTTCCGCGACGACGGCGGCACCGGCCTGCTGGTCCGCTGGGCCGACGGCGGGCTCTCCCTGTACCCCCGGGTGGGCGCCGACGGCCTCGGCACCGGCACCCGGCTCCTTCCCGCGGGCGGCGCCTGGACCAAGGCGGCCCTGCTGACCGGCGGCGACTTCGGCGGTACGGCCGCCGGGGACCTGCTGGTGCGCTGGGCGGACGGCGCGCTCGACACGTACGCCGGCACCTCGGCCGCGGGACCCAGCACCAAGTACCGGGTGCGCGGTCCGAACAGCCTGTGGCAGCGGGCGCGGGTGCTGACCGCCGGTGCCTTCCGCCACGACGGCCCGGCCGACGACCTCGTCGTGTGCTGGTCCGACGGGGAAGTCACGCTGTACGCCGACACCGGCACCAAGGCCCTCGGCACCGAGTACACGCTGGTCCACCCCGGCACCTGA
- a CDS encoding DUF4232 domain-containing protein, with translation MPATTRPAGGLAALTAGLTLAAGLTLTACDTTTTATPGTATTATPDATAPPCRTAALTWTLSLLDGDGVHGADGAERGGDRSGARLTAVNKGSGACLFAGYPGLAIHNGKADGIEGAGSGRPAAVALPGHAAVSVDLRYTRRGTPGAGTWCVRQHEAAVTAPHDTHGTVVPVTDAHGKAAVLDACGETIAMAPPRRTGAGT, from the coding sequence ATGCCCGCCACCACCCGACCGGCCGGCGGCCTCGCCGCGCTCACGGCCGGCCTCACGCTCGCCGCCGGCCTGACGCTGACGGCCTGCGACACCACCACGACCGCCACACCGGGCACCGCCACGACCGCCACACCGGACGCCACCGCACCGCCCTGCCGGACCGCCGCGCTGACCTGGACGCTGTCGCTGCTCGACGGCGACGGTGTCCATGGTGCCGACGGCGCCGAGCGGGGAGGCGACCGGTCCGGGGCGCGCCTCACCGCCGTCAACAAGGGCTCAGGGGCCTGCCTGTTCGCGGGGTACCCGGGCCTGGCGATCCACAACGGCAAGGCGGACGGCATCGAGGGCGCCGGTTCCGGACGGCCCGCGGCCGTCGCCCTGCCCGGCCACGCGGCCGTCAGCGTGGACCTCCGCTACACCCGACGCGGCACGCCGGGCGCGGGCACCTGGTGCGTACGGCAGCACGAGGCCGCCGTCACGGCGCCGCACGACACCCACGGCACGGTCGTCCCGGTCACCGACGCGCACGGGAAGGCGGCCGTGCTCGACGCATGCGGGGAGACCATCGCCATGGCCCCGCCACGCCGTACGGGGGCCGGAACCTGA
- a CDS encoding histidine phosphatase family protein, translated as MGDLFLVRHGETEWSRSGRHTGRTDVPLTERGRDEARRLVPLIRSHRIGAAFVSPLQRARETAELIGIPDARVDADLCEWDYGGYEGVTTPEIQRSRPGWFLFTDGVAPGPPGRPGESPEQVGERADRMLAKADAALANTEGVVVLIAHGHFLRVLTARRLGLSPRHGALFQLATGALCRLGTEHGRPVLAGWNIRPPE; from the coding sequence ATGGGTGACCTCTTTCTCGTCCGGCACGGGGAGACCGAGTGGTCGCGGTCCGGGCGGCACACCGGCCGGACCGACGTGCCGCTCACCGAGCGCGGGCGGGACGAGGCGCGCCGGCTGGTCCCGCTGATCCGCTCGCACCGGATCGGAGCGGCCTTCGTCAGCCCCCTCCAGCGGGCGCGCGAGACCGCCGAGCTGATCGGCATCCCGGACGCGCGGGTCGACGCCGACCTGTGCGAGTGGGACTACGGCGGGTACGAGGGCGTGACCACGCCGGAGATCCAGCGGAGCCGGCCGGGCTGGTTCCTGTTCACCGACGGGGTCGCGCCCGGTCCCCCGGGCCGTCCGGGCGAGAGTCCCGAGCAGGTCGGGGAGCGCGCCGACCGGATGCTGGCCAAGGCCGACGCCGCGCTCGCCAACACCGAGGGGGTCGTCGTGCTGATCGCGCACGGCCACTTCCTGCGCGTCCTCACCGCCCGCCGCCTAGGCCTGTCGCCCCGGCACGGCGCCCTCTTCCAGCTCGCGACGGGAGCGCTGTGCCGCCTCGGCACGGAACACGGCCGCCCCGTCCTGGCGGGCTGGAACATCCGGCCTCCGGAGTAG
- a CDS encoding acyl-CoA thioesterase, which produces MAEPFSVRVTVRGYETDTQGHLNQAVYLNYAEHARWSLLQAAGISQARLVGQGVGPVALETTIGFRRELLAGDEVDVTCAFEWGDGKTFRIRQEIRKTDGTLAAEITAVSGILDLTERKLVADPRAVLKELTTDPGLFGL; this is translated from the coding sequence GTGGCCGAACCGTTTTCCGTCCGGGTGACCGTCCGCGGCTACGAGACCGACACCCAGGGCCATCTCAACCAGGCGGTATACCTCAACTACGCCGAGCACGCCCGCTGGTCGTTGCTCCAGGCCGCCGGGATCAGCCAGGCCCGGCTGGTGGGCCAGGGCGTGGGCCCGGTGGCCCTGGAGACGACCATCGGCTTCCGGCGGGAGCTGCTCGCCGGCGACGAGGTCGACGTGACGTGCGCCTTCGAGTGGGGCGACGGCAAGACGTTCCGCATCCGGCAGGAGATACGCAAGACCGACGGCACGCTCGCGGCCGAGATCACCGCGGTGAGCGGCATCCTGGACCTCACCGAGCGCAAGCTGGTCGCCGACCCGCGCGCGGTGCTCAAGGAACTGACGACGGACCCCGGCCTGTTCGGCCTGTAG
- a CDS encoding nucleobase:cation symporter-2 family protein — MAAHPVDEKLPALKMATSGLQHVAAMYAGVVAPPLIVGAAIGLSATELTFLTGACLFTAGLATFLQTLGIWKIGARLPFVNGVTFAGVAPMTAVVAATEDKSDALPIIFGAVIVAGLLGFVAAPFFSKAIRFFPPVVTGTVITLIGVSLLPVAFGWAQGPDPQADDYGSTTYLTLAGLTLLIVLLLRRFTRGFVKQIAVLIGLVVGTLLAIPFGVTDFGPVADADVVGFPTPFHFGAPQFQLAAILSLCVVMVVSMTESTADMLALGEIVERPADEKTIAAGLRADTLGSALSPLFNGFMCSAFAQNIGLVAMTRIRSRYVVATGGGFLVLMGLCPMAASLIAVVPRPVLGGAGVVLFGSVAASGIQTLVRAGLDKDNNVLIVAVSLAVGIIPITAPEFYHSFPETAKIVLDSGISTGCVTAVVLNLLFNHLGKGREAQDVTHPMESGEEIAAVR; from the coding sequence GTGGCCGCCCATCCCGTAGACGAGAAACTCCCCGCCCTGAAAATGGCGACCAGCGGACTGCAGCACGTGGCCGCCATGTACGCCGGTGTCGTCGCACCCCCGCTCATCGTCGGCGCGGCCATCGGCCTCAGCGCGACCGAGCTGACCTTTCTCACCGGCGCCTGCCTGTTCACCGCCGGCCTCGCCACCTTCCTCCAGACGCTCGGCATCTGGAAGATCGGCGCCCGGCTGCCGTTCGTCAACGGCGTCACCTTCGCCGGTGTCGCCCCCATGACCGCGGTCGTCGCCGCCACCGAGGACAAGTCCGACGCCCTGCCCATCATCTTCGGCGCGGTCATCGTCGCCGGCCTCCTCGGCTTCGTCGCCGCTCCCTTCTTCAGCAAGGCGATCCGCTTCTTCCCGCCGGTCGTCACCGGCACCGTCATCACCCTGATCGGTGTCTCCCTGCTCCCCGTCGCCTTCGGCTGGGCCCAGGGGCCCGATCCCCAGGCCGACGACTACGGTTCGACCACCTACCTCACCCTGGCCGGCCTCACCCTGCTGATCGTCCTGCTGCTGCGCCGCTTCACCCGGGGCTTCGTCAAGCAGATCGCCGTGCTGATCGGCCTGGTCGTCGGCACGCTCCTCGCGATCCCGTTCGGTGTCACGGACTTCGGCCCGGTCGCCGACGCCGACGTGGTCGGCTTCCCCACCCCGTTCCACTTCGGCGCCCCCCAGTTCCAGCTCGCCGCGATCCTCTCCCTGTGCGTGGTCATGGTGGTCTCGATGACCGAGTCGACCGCCGACATGCTGGCCCTCGGCGAGATCGTCGAACGGCCCGCCGACGAGAAGACCATCGCGGCCGGCCTGCGCGCCGACACCCTCGGCTCCGCGCTCAGCCCGCTGTTCAACGGCTTCATGTGCAGCGCCTTCGCCCAGAACATCGGGCTGGTCGCGATGACCCGCATCCGCAGCCGGTACGTCGTCGCGACCGGCGGCGGCTTCCTGGTCCTGATGGGCCTGTGTCCGATGGCCGCCTCGCTCATCGCGGTCGTGCCCCGGCCGGTCCTCGGCGGCGCCGGCGTCGTGCTGTTCGGCTCGGTCGCCGCGAGCGGCATCCAGACCCTGGTCCGGGCCGGCCTGGACAAGGACAACAACGTGCTGATCGTGGCCGTGTCCCTGGCGGTCGGCATCATCCCGATCACCGCGCCGGAGTTCTACCACTCCTTCCCGGAGACCGCGAAGATCGTCCTGGACTCGGGCATCTCCACCGGCTGTGTCACGGCCGTGGTGCTCAACCTCCTCTTCAACCACCTCGGCAAGGGCCGCGAGGCGCAGGACGTCACCCATCCCATGGAGTCGGGGGAGGAGATCGCCGCCGTCCGCTGA
- a CDS encoding 8-oxoguanine deaminase, whose product MAPSAAHRVVIENCAIATVDADDTEYASGYLVLAGNRIEAVGAGEAPGRLENVVRRIDGRGHLATPGLVNTHHHFYQWITRGLATDHNLFDWLVALYPVWARIDERMTYAAAQGSLAMMARGGVTTAMDHHYVYPRGSGDLSGSIIRAAAEMGVRFTLARGSMDRGAKDGGLPPDFAVETLQGALRATEETVERYHDASFDAMTQVAVAPCSPFSVSTELLREAAELARRLGVRLHTHGSETVEEEKFCHELFGMGPTDYFESTGWLGADVWMAHCVHMNDSDIAAFARTKTGVAHCPSSNARLAAGIARVPDMLKAGVPVGLGVDGTASNESGELHTELRNALLINRLGAHREAALNARQALRLGTYGGAQVLGRAAQIGSLEPGKLADVVLWRMDTLAHASITDLVTALVFGAPAPVTASFVNGRQIVADGRLLTADEDAIAVSTREEARRLARIAAQD is encoded by the coding sequence ATGGCACCATCGGCAGCCCACCGCGTCGTCATCGAGAACTGCGCGATCGCGACCGTGGACGCGGATGACACCGAGTACGCCTCCGGGTACCTCGTCCTCGCCGGCAACCGGATCGAGGCGGTCGGCGCGGGCGAGGCCCCCGGGCGACTGGAGAACGTGGTGCGCCGGATCGACGGGCGCGGCCACCTGGCCACCCCCGGTCTGGTCAACACCCACCACCACTTCTACCAGTGGATCACCCGGGGCCTGGCCACCGACCACAACCTGTTCGACTGGCTGGTCGCGCTCTACCCGGTCTGGGCGCGGATCGACGAGCGGATGACGTACGCGGCGGCGCAGGGCTCCCTCGCCATGATGGCCCGGGGCGGTGTCACCACCGCCATGGACCACCACTACGTCTACCCGCGCGGCTCCGGCGACCTGTCCGGCTCGATCATCCGGGCCGCCGCCGAGATGGGGGTGCGCTTCACGCTGGCCCGCGGCTCGATGGACCGCGGCGCGAAGGACGGCGGGCTGCCCCCGGACTTCGCCGTGGAGACGCTCCAGGGCGCGCTCCGGGCGACCGAGGAGACCGTCGAGCGGTACCACGACGCCTCCTTCGACGCCATGACCCAGGTGGCGGTCGCCCCCTGCTCCCCGTTCTCGGTCTCCACCGAACTGCTGCGCGAGGCAGCCGAGTTGGCGCGCCGGCTGGGGGTGCGGCTGCACACCCACGGCTCGGAGACGGTGGAGGAGGAGAAGTTCTGCCACGAGTTGTTCGGCATGGGCCCCACCGACTACTTCGAGTCCACCGGCTGGCTCGGTGCGGACGTGTGGATGGCGCACTGCGTCCACATGAACGACTCCGACATCGCCGCCTTCGCCCGCACGAAGACCGGTGTCGCCCACTGCCCCTCGTCCAACGCCCGCCTCGCCGCCGGCATCGCCCGCGTACCCGACATGCTGAAGGCCGGCGTCCCGGTCGGCCTGGGTGTCGACGGCACCGCCTCCAACGAGTCCGGCGAACTCCACACCGAGCTGCGCAACGCCCTGCTGATCAACCGGCTCGGCGCGCACCGCGAGGCCGCGCTGAACGCCCGTCAGGCGCTGCGCCTGGGCACCTACGGCGGCGCCCAGGTCCTCGGCCGGGCCGCGCAGATCGGCTCGTTGGAGCCCGGCAAACTGGCCGACGTGGTGCTGTGGAGGATGGACACCCTCGCGCACGCCTCCATCACCGACCTGGTGACCGCGCTGGTCTTCGGCGCGCCCGCCCCGGTCACCGCGTCCTTCGTCAACGGCCGGCAGATCGTGGCGGACGGCCGCCTGCTGACCGCCGACGAGGACGCCATCGCCGTCAGCACCCGCGAGGAGGCCAGGCGCCTGGCCCGGATCGCCGCTCAGGACTGA
- a CDS encoding nucleobase:cation symporter-2 family protein produces the protein MAQPAKGPAKAPCSTPPVHIEDAVTSVHPVDEKLHPTRLVPAALQHIAAMYAGVVTPPLIIGQACGLDIGARTRLIAASLLIAGIATILQTIGVKGFVGNRLPFVNAASSAGIAPILAIAETNGQGHQLPAIYGAVMVAGAFCLVLGPFFGRLLRFFPPLVTGVVITLIGVTLMPVPVGWAQGGDKTATDFGDMRYLALAGFTLAVILLIQRFGRGFVKQVALLFGLLIGTLAAIPFGMADFSGIKSAPVAALPTPFAFGSPEFQPAAILSLCIVMLVLMTESSAGMLALGEICDRRADAKTITRGLRTDGLATLIGPVFGGFPTSAFAQNVGVVSLTRVRSRYVVAVAGGSLIVLGAFPVLGAVVSLVPMPVLGGAGIVLFGSIAVSGIRTLSEAGLDDSSNIILVAVALGAGIIPLAAPTFYADFPAWAQTVLGSGISAGALVAVLLNLFFHHLGTRRRQAAPALESS, from the coding sequence ATGGCACAGCCTGCAAAGGGGCCGGCGAAAGCCCCGTGTTCCACCCCGCCGGTGCACATAGAGGACGCCGTCACGTCCGTGCACCCGGTGGACGAGAAGCTCCACCCCACGCGGCTCGTCCCCGCCGCGCTCCAGCACATCGCCGCTATGTACGCAGGCGTTGTCACTCCTCCGCTCATCATCGGTCAGGCCTGCGGGCTCGACATCGGGGCCCGTACCCGGCTCATCGCCGCGAGCCTGCTCATCGCGGGTATCGCGACCATCCTGCAGACCATCGGCGTCAAGGGCTTCGTCGGCAACCGGCTGCCCTTCGTCAACGCCGCCTCCTCCGCCGGCATCGCCCCCATCCTCGCGATCGCCGAGACCAACGGCCAAGGACACCAACTCCCCGCGATCTACGGCGCGGTGATGGTGGCCGGCGCCTTCTGCCTGGTACTCGGACCGTTCTTCGGACGGCTGCTGCGCTTCTTCCCGCCCCTGGTCACCGGCGTGGTCATCACCCTGATCGGCGTCACGCTGATGCCCGTCCCGGTGGGCTGGGCCCAAGGCGGCGACAAGACCGCCACCGACTTCGGCGACATGCGCTATCTGGCGCTCGCCGGGTTCACCCTCGCCGTCATCCTGCTGATCCAGCGCTTCGGCCGGGGCTTCGTCAAGCAGGTTGCCCTGCTGTTCGGACTGCTCATCGGCACCCTGGCCGCGATCCCCTTCGGCATGGCCGACTTCAGCGGCATCAAGTCCGCGCCCGTGGCCGCGCTGCCCACCCCGTTCGCCTTCGGCTCCCCCGAGTTCCAGCCCGCCGCGATCCTCTCGCTGTGCATCGTGATGCTGGTGCTGATGACCGAGTCCAGCGCCGGCATGCTCGCCCTCGGCGAGATCTGCGACCGCCGCGCCGACGCGAAGACCATCACCCGGGGCCTGCGCACCGACGGCCTCGCCACCCTGATCGGGCCCGTCTTCGGCGGCTTCCCCACCTCCGCCTTCGCCCAGAACGTCGGTGTCGTCTCCCTCACCCGGGTGCGCAGCCGGTACGTCGTCGCCGTCGCCGGCGGCAGCCTGATCGTCCTCGGTGCCTTCCCGGTCCTCGGCGCGGTCGTCTCCCTGGTCCCCATGCCGGTGCTCGGCGGCGCGGGCATCGTCCTCTTCGGCTCCATCGCCGTCAGCGGCATCCGGACGCTCTCCGAGGCGGGCCTGGACGACAGCTCCAACATCATCCTGGTGGCCGTGGCACTCGGCGCCGGCATCATCCCGCTGGCCGCGCCGACCTTCTACGCCGACTTCCCGGCGTGGGCGCAGACCGTGCTCGGTTCCGGCATCAGCGCCGGCGCGCTCGTCGCCGTCCTGCTGAACCTGTTCTTCCACCATCTCGGCACCCGGCGCCGACAGGCGGCCCCGGCACTCGAATCCTCCTAG